A single window of Intrasporangium calvum DSM 43043 DNA harbors:
- the neuC gene encoding UDP-N-acetylglucosamine 2-epimerase encodes MPEPRTVAVFVGTRADLGPLTPVIGVLAQAPQVDLHLLTGVMYDAAELEQALPEATGSGARVHALAEPMGEMSTAAQLEQGALLSAAAGRVLAEIGADSIVVLGDRWELLYVVPPAFLLGVPIVHLHGGEVTEGAVDERIRHAVTKLGDEHCVASPDAAQRLAQMGEPEERIHVTGAPGLDRLAAAQPLDDAALAGLLGVERVERPVALFTYHPPTANAEAPVGDWAVAAAEGTLAACGTVIGTHPGMDEGRDEIIAALSALAAREPRFRFVDAIGAQYPAVLAAVDVVVGNSSSGVIEAATLHLPAVDVGERQRGRLRGDNVIQAADDRADVERAVRSALSPESLARARLVVNPYGSGDASGRILDIVRRAGGAGRVKSFVDAAANGRPDDSVQDRTPGEEVAP; translated from the coding sequence ATGCCCGAGCCGCGCACCGTCGCCGTCTTCGTCGGCACCAGGGCCGACCTCGGCCCCCTCACCCCCGTCATCGGCGTCCTGGCCCAGGCTCCCCAGGTGGACCTCCACCTGCTCACCGGCGTGATGTACGACGCGGCTGAGCTCGAGCAGGCCCTACCCGAGGCGACCGGCTCGGGTGCCCGCGTCCACGCCCTCGCCGAGCCGATGGGCGAGATGTCGACCGCGGCCCAGCTCGAGCAGGGGGCGCTGCTCTCCGCCGCCGCCGGCAGGGTGCTCGCCGAGATCGGGGCCGACTCCATCGTCGTCCTCGGCGACCGGTGGGAGCTGCTCTACGTCGTGCCCCCGGCCTTCCTCCTCGGGGTGCCGATCGTCCACCTCCACGGCGGTGAAGTGACGGAGGGGGCGGTCGACGAGCGGATCCGGCACGCGGTGACCAAGCTCGGCGACGAGCACTGCGTCGCCTCGCCCGACGCGGCCCAGCGGCTCGCCCAGATGGGAGAGCCGGAGGAGCGGATCCACGTCACCGGAGCCCCCGGCCTCGACCGACTCGCAGCGGCCCAACCCCTCGACGACGCGGCCCTCGCCGGCCTGCTCGGCGTCGAGCGGGTCGAGCGGCCCGTGGCCCTGTTCACCTACCACCCACCGACGGCGAACGCCGAGGCTCCCGTCGGCGACTGGGCGGTGGCCGCCGCAGAGGGAACCCTCGCCGCGTGCGGCACCGTCATCGGGACCCACCCCGGGATGGACGAGGGCCGGGACGAGATCATCGCCGCTCTCTCGGCGCTCGCCGCGCGGGAGCCCCGCTTCCGCTTCGTCGACGCCATCGGAGCCCAGTATCCTGCCGTGCTCGCGGCCGTCGACGTCGTCGTCGGCAACTCGTCCTCCGGCGTCATCGAGGCCGCCACCCTCCACCTGCCCGCGGTCGACGTGGGCGAACGGCAGCGCGGCCGCCTCCGCGGGGACAACGTCATCCAGGCGGCCGATGACCGGGCCGATGTCGAGCGGGCCGTGCGATCAGCCCTGTCACCCGAGTCCCTCGCTCGCGCTCGGCTGGTGGTCAACCCGTACGGCAGCGGGGACGCGAGCGGCCGGATCCTCGATATCGTGCGGAGGGCCGGCGGTGCTGGACGGGTCAAGTCGTTCGTCGACGCCGCAGCGAACGGCCGACCCGACGACAGCGTGCAGGACCGGACACCGGGCGAGGAGGTGGCACCGTGA
- a CDS encoding sugar phosphate nucleotidyltransferase codes for MSGTAISGDLERSTAPTTATLRDALLVIDRSGTRVCLLVDVRGRLAGLLTDGDLRRAILRGRSLEELAIEHATTSPHTVTAGSPRALVVDLLTALHVSAVPEVAEDGTLLGLHTLSDVVGAPARPNVAVIMAGGRGSRLGDLTRHTPKPLMSVAGRSIIEWIVLGLVGDGIRDIHVSVNYLADQIEDHLGDGSRLGCSVRYLREDPERPLGTAGSLTLLRAERPDLADPVLVMNGDLMVQFDAGDLLRTHRRTGATLTMATRSYQHEVPFGVVETESGRVTGVSEKPTLSLDINAAVYAVEPRALAWVPAGRPSGMPDLVETCLQKGEIVTAWPIGSDWIDVGTPTDLARAKGHA; via the coding sequence GTGAGCGGAACCGCGATCTCCGGTGACCTGGAGCGGTCGACCGCCCCGACCACGGCGACGCTGCGCGACGCCCTGCTCGTCATCGACCGGAGCGGAACCCGTGTCTGCCTCCTCGTCGACGTCAGGGGACGGCTCGCTGGACTGCTCACCGACGGAGACCTCCGTCGCGCCATCCTCAGGGGCCGCAGCCTCGAGGAGCTCGCCATCGAGCACGCGACGACCTCGCCGCACACGGTCACGGCCGGATCCCCCCGAGCCCTCGTCGTCGACCTGCTCACCGCCTTGCACGTGTCAGCAGTCCCGGAGGTCGCCGAGGACGGCACGCTGCTCGGGCTGCACACGCTGTCCGACGTCGTCGGTGCCCCGGCCCGGCCCAACGTCGCGGTGATCATGGCCGGCGGCCGCGGTTCCCGCCTGGGCGACCTGACCCGACACACCCCCAAGCCCCTCATGTCCGTGGCCGGCCGCTCGATCATCGAGTGGATCGTCCTCGGCCTCGTCGGAGACGGCATTCGCGACATCCACGTCAGCGTCAACTACCTGGCCGACCAGATCGAGGACCACCTCGGCGACGGCTCCCGGCTCGGCTGCTCGGTGCGCTACCTCCGTGAGGACCCGGAGCGGCCCCTGGGCACCGCCGGCTCGCTGACCCTGCTCCGCGCCGAGCGGCCGGACCTGGCCGATCCGGTGCTCGTCATGAACGGCGACCTCATGGTCCAGTTCGACGCCGGAGATCTGCTCCGCACCCACCGGCGCACCGGGGCCACGCTGACCATGGCGACGCGCAGCTACCAGCACGAGGTGCCCTTCGGCGTCGTCGAGACCGAGTCGGGGCGGGTGACCGGGGTCTCCGAGAAACCGACCCTGTCCCTCGACATCAACGCCGCCGTCTACGCCGTGGAGCCGCGGGCCCTGGCCTGGGTCCCGGCGGGACGGCCCAGCGGCATGCCCGACCTGGTCGAGACCTGCCTCCAGAAGGGTGAGATCGTGACCGCCTGGCCGATCGGCAGCGACTGGATCGACGTCGGCACCCCGACCGACCTGGCCCGCGCCAAGGGCCACGCCTGA
- a CDS encoding DUF6318 family protein — translation MPTVSAPSSSVATSAPAAPAASPTSAAPDFPDGLPAAAKKHTKDGAKAFVRHFVDVVNASWRKPNPEAIRSLCQRESESCSGYASLAERLLNGKGRYESDPIDVGLLVTLADSDGISRIHATVKVLGARVVNDSGDTVREDRKETVKNIFSLVWGTKGWSVREVSNA, via the coding sequence GTGCCGACGGTGTCCGCGCCGAGCAGCTCGGTCGCCACGTCGGCGCCGGCGGCGCCGGCCGCGTCACCGACGAGTGCGGCGCCGGACTTCCCGGACGGGCTGCCAGCAGCCGCCAAGAAGCACACCAAGGACGGCGCAAAGGCGTTTGTCAGGCATTTCGTCGATGTCGTGAACGCGTCCTGGAGGAAGCCGAACCCCGAAGCCATTCGAAGCCTGTGCCAGCGTGAGTCCGAGTCATGCTCGGGCTACGCATCATTGGCAGAGCGGCTCTTGAACGGCAAGGGACGCTACGAGTCGGACCCGATCGACGTCGGCCTCCTCGTCACCCTCGCCGATTCGGATGGGATCTCCCGAATCCACGCGACGGTTAAGGTCCTAGGTGCGCGCGTCGTCAATGACAGCGGCGACACGGTGCGGGAAGACCGGAAGGAGACTGTAAAGAACATCTTCTCTCTCGTCTGGGGAACGAAGGGGTGGAGTGTTCGAGAGGTCAGCAATGCGTAG
- a CDS encoding bifunctional o-acetylhomoserine/o-acetylserine sulfhydrylase — translation MSDNPDWSFETRQIHVGQEQADPATGARALPIYQTTSYVFNDTDHAKNLFALSELGNIYTRIMNPTQDAVEKRIASLEGGVGALLLSSGMSATFLAIINIAEAGDHVVASPALYGGTYNLFQNTLPKLGIEVTFVEDSADPESWRAATRPNTKLFFGETIANPKSDILDIEAVARVAHEVGVPLVVDNTIATPFLLRPIEHGADIVVHAATKYLGGHGTTIAGVIVDSGNFDFGADPERFRNYNQPDPSYHGLVYARDLGKDGAFGVNLAFILKARVQLLRDLGNAISPFNAFLIGQGIETLSLRVERHIENAHRVAAFLQGHDQVEKVVWASLPDDPNHALAQKYVPKGAGAVLAFEIAGGLEAGKRFVEGLTLHSHVANIGDVRSLVIHPASTTHSQGPDEDRLAAGVTPGLVRLSVGIEHIDDIIADLEQGFAAAKG, via the coding sequence ATGAGTGACAACCCCGACTGGTCGTTCGAGACCCGCCAGATCCATGTCGGGCAGGAGCAGGCTGACCCGGCGACCGGGGCGCGAGCCCTGCCGATCTACCAGACGACGAGCTACGTCTTCAACGACACGGACCACGCGAAGAACCTCTTCGCCCTGTCCGAGCTCGGCAACATCTACACCCGGATCATGAACCCCACCCAGGACGCCGTCGAGAAGCGGATCGCGTCCCTCGAGGGCGGGGTTGGCGCCCTGCTGCTCAGCTCGGGCATGTCCGCGACGTTCTTGGCGATCATCAACATCGCGGAGGCCGGCGACCACGTCGTCGCGAGCCCGGCGCTCTACGGCGGGACGTACAACCTGTTCCAGAACACCCTGCCCAAGCTCGGCATCGAGGTGACGTTCGTCGAGGACAGCGCCGACCCCGAGTCGTGGCGTGCCGCGACGCGGCCGAACACCAAGCTGTTCTTCGGCGAGACCATCGCCAACCCCAAGTCGGACATCCTCGACATCGAGGCCGTCGCGCGGGTCGCACACGAGGTGGGCGTGCCGCTCGTCGTCGACAACACCATTGCCACGCCGTTCCTGCTCCGCCCGATCGAGCACGGCGCCGACATCGTCGTCCACGCCGCGACGAAGTACCTCGGCGGCCACGGCACGACGATCGCGGGTGTCATCGTCGACTCGGGCAACTTCGACTTCGGCGCTGACCCCGAGCGCTTCCGGAACTACAACCAGCCCGACCCGAGCTACCACGGCTTGGTCTACGCCCGAGATCTCGGCAAGGACGGCGCCTTCGGGGTCAACCTCGCCTTCATCCTCAAGGCCCGCGTCCAGCTGCTGCGCGACCTCGGCAACGCCATCTCGCCGTTCAACGCGTTCCTCATCGGCCAGGGGATCGAGACGCTGTCGCTGCGGGTCGAGCGGCACATCGAGAACGCCCACCGGGTCGCCGCCTTCCTGCAGGGCCACGACCAGGTCGAGAAGGTCGTCTGGGCCTCGCTGCCGGACGATCCCAACCACGCGCTGGCGCAGAAGTACGTCCCGAAGGGTGCGGGAGCCGTTCTCGCCTTCGAGATCGCGGGTGGCCTGGAGGCCGGCAAGAGGTTCGTCGAGGGCCTGACCCTGCACAGCCACGTCGCGAACATCGGCGACGTCCGCTCGCTCGTGATCCACCCCGCGTCCACGACTCATTCGCAGGGACCGGACGAGGACCGCCTCGCTGCCGGCGTGACGCCGGGCCTCGTCCGTCTGTCCGTCGGGATCGAGCACATCGACGACATCATCGCCGACCTCGAGCAGGGTTTCGCCGCCGCCAAGGGCTGA
- a CDS encoding S66 family peptidase encodes MPAENATAVRYPVPLRPGDRIGVTAPSSGVPDRLWPRVEVTRAFLEGEGFDVEIGECMHTPSQVSAPKEQRAAELMRMLTDPDIRAVVPPWGGETGIDLLGLLDFEAIADAEPTWCVGYSDTSTWLTPLTLRTGIATIHGQNFMDTLYRTPVGVAHWLDVAGSAVGAEIRQQSPGRWRSTGFDDWAADPGAAEYHLDQPGTWTRIDPGAGGEPVALQGRLVAGCVETVSFLAGGAYGDVSGFADACAPEGIIHVLDVAEWAAYDICRALHAMRLHGWFDRSNGILVSRTTAPSAGDLSQHDAVVEALGELGVPIIADVECGHVAPHFALVNGALTTVRFSTAEQSIAQTLA; translated from the coding sequence ATGCCCGCCGAGAACGCGACCGCCGTCCGTTATCCGGTCCCGTTGCGCCCGGGTGACCGGATCGGCGTGACCGCGCCCAGCTCGGGTGTGCCGGACCGCCTGTGGCCTCGGGTCGAGGTGACTCGGGCCTTCTTGGAGGGCGAGGGCTTCGACGTCGAGATCGGCGAGTGCATGCACACGCCCTCGCAGGTCAGCGCCCCGAAGGAGCAGCGCGCTGCGGAGCTGATGCGGATGCTGACCGACCCTGACATCCGGGCGGTCGTGCCGCCGTGGGGCGGAGAGACCGGCATCGACCTTCTGGGGCTGCTCGACTTCGAGGCGATCGCCGACGCCGAGCCGACGTGGTGCGTCGGGTACTCCGACACGTCGACGTGGCTCACCCCGCTCACCCTGCGGACCGGGATCGCGACCATCCATGGCCAGAACTTCATGGACACCCTGTATCGGACCCCCGTCGGGGTCGCCCACTGGCTCGACGTGGCCGGGTCAGCCGTCGGCGCCGAGATCAGGCAGCAGTCCCCCGGCCGCTGGCGCAGCACCGGGTTCGACGACTGGGCCGCCGACCCCGGCGCCGCCGAGTACCACCTCGACCAGCCGGGCACGTGGACCCGGATCGACCCGGGTGCCGGTGGCGAGCCCGTGGCGCTGCAGGGGCGTCTGGTCGCCGGATGCGTCGAGACGGTGAGCTTCCTCGCCGGTGGGGCGTACGGCGACGTCAGTGGGTTCGCCGACGCCTGCGCTCCGGAGGGCATCATCCACGTCCTCGATGTGGCGGAGTGGGCGGCCTACGACATCTGCCGGGCGCTGCACGCGATGCGCCTGCACGGCTGGTTCGATCGGAGTAACGGCATCCTGGTCTCCCGGACCACGGCGCCCTCAGCCGGTGACCTGTCCCAGCACGACGCCGTTGTCGAGGCGCTTGGTGAGCTCGGTGTGCCGATCATCGCCGACGTCGAGTGCGGGCACGTGGCCCCCCATTTCGCCCTCGTCAACGGGGCGCTCACCACGGTCCGCTTCAGCACGGCCGAACAGTCGATCGCCCAGACGCTGGCCTGA
- a CDS encoding aminotransferase class V-fold PLP-dependent enzyme: MQLPRADVDPDGLLEYSVVFSDRSLNHMSRRFVGVMQEIVEVLRDTYHADAVAVVPGGGTFAMEAVARQLATGRRVLVLRNGFFSYRWSQIFEAGSIPSAVTICKARPDSPAVDASWSPAPIEEVVETIRRERPEVVFAAHVETASGILLPDAYVEALGRATREVGGLLVLDCIASGAMWVDMATAGVDVLLSAPQKGWSGSPGAGFVMLGERGRAAVEGSRSTSFAADLRTWLFVTDAYVEGRATYHATLPTDGLAHNAAVMRETYDRGLEVVRAAQADLGARVRALLAERGFVSVAAPGFEAPGVVVVHTDDPALQSTARFREVGIQAAAGVPLQCDEPAGYSTFRIGLFGLDKLADVDGTVARLAAGLDRLGIR; the protein is encoded by the coding sequence ATGCAGCTTCCTCGCGCAGACGTTGACCCGGACGGCCTCCTCGAGTACTCGGTGGTCTTCTCGGACCGGTCCCTCAACCACATGTCCCGCCGCTTCGTCGGCGTGATGCAGGAGATCGTGGAGGTTCTCCGGGACACCTACCACGCAGATGCGGTCGCCGTGGTCCCCGGCGGCGGAACCTTCGCCATGGAGGCCGTGGCACGCCAGCTCGCCACCGGTCGCCGAGTGCTGGTCCTGCGCAACGGGTTCTTCTCGTACCGGTGGTCGCAGATCTTCGAGGCGGGCTCGATCCCCAGCGCCGTGACCATCTGCAAGGCCCGGCCCGACAGCCCGGCCGTGGATGCGTCGTGGTCACCGGCTCCGATCGAGGAAGTCGTCGAGACCATTCGTCGCGAGCGTCCCGAGGTGGTCTTCGCGGCTCATGTGGAGACTGCCTCCGGGATCCTGCTGCCGGACGCCTACGTGGAGGCCCTGGGCCGTGCGACCCGCGAGGTGGGTGGTCTGCTCGTACTCGACTGCATCGCTTCGGGAGCCATGTGGGTCGACATGGCGACCGCCGGCGTCGACGTGCTCCTCAGTGCTCCCCAGAAGGGGTGGAGCGGGTCACCCGGCGCCGGGTTCGTGATGCTCGGGGAGCGGGGCCGGGCGGCGGTCGAGGGCTCGAGGTCGACCAGTTTCGCGGCCGACCTGCGCACGTGGCTCTTCGTCACCGACGCGTACGTCGAGGGACGGGCCACCTACCACGCGACCCTGCCGACCGACGGCCTCGCCCACAATGCCGCCGTCATGCGGGAGACCTACGACCGTGGGCTCGAGGTGGTGCGGGCGGCCCAGGCTGACCTCGGCGCCCGGGTCCGCGCCCTCCTGGCCGAGCGGGGCTTCGTGTCCGTGGCCGCCCCTGGGTTCGAGGCCCCGGGGGTGGTGGTCGTCCACACGGACGATCCGGCACTCCAGTCAACCGCCCGTTTCCGTGAGGTCGGGATCCAGGCTGCCGCCGGGGTTCCGTTGCAGTGTGACGAGCCTGCCGGGTACTCGACGTTCCGAATCGGCCTGTTCGGTCTCGACAAGCTCGCCGACGTGGACGGCACCGTCGCCCGGCTCGCCGCTGGCCTCGACCGGCTCGGGATTCGCTGA
- a CDS encoding N-acetylneuraminate synthase family protein codes for MSTVTIAGTAIPTEGDVYVIAEAGVNHNGDLDLAHRLVDIAATSGADAVKFQTFSPDKLVSSTAATTPYQRDRGGSADQRSLLEALTLPQTAWAELRDHADDRGITFLSTPFDLDSAELLVGLGLPALKVSSGELTNLPYLRQLSRLGVTLLVSTGMGSAEEVALAVDACGEAPGLVLFHCVSAYPAPIEECNLRAISVMASAHGVPVGWSDHTPGLTTALGAVALGAPILEKHFTADRTLPGPDHLASLEPQELTDYVAATKQLSRALGDGVKRRMPSEQENATLVRRSWHAAVDLPAGTVLGGEHLSLLRPEGGLSPAVDLRGRVVATAVPAGAPITDADLGA; via the coding sequence ATGAGCACCGTGACCATCGCCGGGACCGCCATCCCCACCGAGGGCGACGTCTACGTCATCGCCGAGGCGGGCGTCAACCACAACGGTGACCTCGACCTCGCTCATCGCCTCGTCGACATCGCGGCCACCTCCGGCGCGGACGCCGTGAAGTTCCAGACGTTCTCCCCGGACAAGCTCGTCTCCTCGACGGCGGCGACGACCCCCTACCAGCGCGACCGCGGCGGCAGCGCCGACCAGCGCTCGCTCCTGGAGGCCCTCACCCTGCCGCAGACCGCGTGGGCCGAGCTGCGCGACCACGCGGACGACCGCGGAATCACGTTCCTGTCCACGCCCTTCGACCTCGACAGCGCGGAGCTGCTCGTGGGCCTGGGGCTCCCGGCCCTCAAGGTGAGCTCGGGCGAGCTGACCAACCTGCCCTACCTCCGCCAGCTCTCGCGGCTGGGCGTGACGCTGCTCGTGTCGACCGGGATGGGCTCGGCGGAGGAGGTCGCCCTCGCCGTCGACGCCTGCGGCGAGGCGCCCGGCCTCGTGCTCTTCCACTGCGTCTCGGCCTACCCCGCCCCCATCGAGGAGTGCAACCTGCGTGCCATCTCGGTGATGGCCTCCGCCCACGGGGTCCCGGTCGGCTGGTCGGACCACACGCCCGGTCTGACGACCGCCCTCGGGGCGGTGGCCCTCGGCGCGCCCATCCTCGAGAAGCACTTCACGGCCGACCGCACCCTGCCCGGTCCGGACCATCTCGCCAGTCTCGAGCCGCAGGAGCTGACCGACTACGTCGCAGCGACCAAGCAGCTCTCCCGCGCGCTCGGTGACGGGGTCAAGCGGCGGATGCCTTCCGAGCAGGAGAACGCGACACTGGTGCGCCGCTCCTGGCACGCCGCGGTCGACCTGCCGGCCGGCACCGTCCTCGGGGGAGAACATCTGTCGCTGCTCCGACCAGAGGGCGGCCTCAGCCCGGCGGTCGACCTGCGCGGTCGCGTCGTCGCCACCGCGGTCCCGGCCGGCGCGCCGATCACCGACGCGGACCTGGGAGCCTGA
- a CDS encoding DapH/DapD/GlmU-related protein, with the protein MNDRPDAAGLAPAAGDGPPTAGWVVFGAGGHARSVVDVLERLGASVVAVVGDAGGRAWPVDVLEDEDAGIERVVTEGLHAVVAIGSSEARLAVLGRLRTAAQRARTAAAAPSTESGAEVPSSVQNVPARSAQSTGGGDEVAPAVVAATATVAVGVELGPGTVVLEHAHVGPGSRLGAGVIVNTGAIVEHDCVVGEGSHVAPGAVLLGAARIGARSFVGSGARILPGVALGAGVTVGAGAVVTRSAPDGQTMVGVPARSAHQRLGRGTSQ; encoded by the coding sequence ATGAACGACAGGCCGGATGCCGCTGGGCTCGCTCCCGCTGCCGGTGACGGTCCCCCCACGGCTGGGTGGGTCGTCTTCGGTGCCGGTGGGCACGCCCGCTCGGTGGTCGACGTCCTGGAGCGGCTCGGGGCGTCGGTCGTGGCGGTGGTCGGCGACGCCGGCGGGCGTGCCTGGCCCGTCGACGTGCTCGAGGACGAGGACGCCGGGATCGAGCGGGTCGTCACCGAGGGGTTGCACGCGGTCGTCGCGATCGGTTCGTCCGAGGCTCGACTGGCCGTGCTCGGGCGGCTCCGCACGGCGGCGCAGCGCGCCCGCACCGCAGCAGCTGCACCCTCGACCGAGTCGGGGGCTGAGGTCCCGTCGAGTGTGCAGAACGTGCCGGCACGAAGTGCGCAGTCGACGGGGGGAGGGGACGAGGTGGCGCCTGCCGTCGTCGCTGCCACCGCGACCGTGGCCGTCGGCGTCGAGCTCGGCCCTGGCACCGTCGTCCTCGAGCACGCCCACGTGGGCCCCGGCTCCCGGCTGGGGGCCGGTGTCATCGTCAACACCGGTGCGATCGTCGAGCACGACTGCGTCGTGGGGGAGGGCTCCCACGTGGCACCCGGGGCGGTGCTCCTCGGTGCAGCACGGATCGGAGCCCGGTCGTTCGTCGGGTCGGGCGCCCGCATCCTGCCGGGCGTCGCGCTCGGCGCCGGCGTGACGGTCGGGGCGGGGGCCGTCGTGACGCGCTCGGCCCCGGATGGCCAGACCATGGTCGGCGTCCCCGCACGCTCGGCCCACCAGAGGCTGGGAAGAGGGACGAGCCAATGA
- a CDS encoding DegT/DnrJ/EryC1/StrS family aminotransferase, with product MSDRLAAGGTEREAHAPGSHGVAGTIPLAVPNIGPLERHYVVEAVESGYVSSVGPFVAEFEDRFAHRVGARHAIACASGTAAIHIGLILLGVERDDDVFCSDFTFVGSVNPIAYLGARPVFVDSEPRTWNLDPALVAAELDRRAAAGEELPKVVEVVHVLGQPADIEPIVDACDRHGVAILEDAAESLGAGWSAGRYAGRHTGTVGRVGCFSFNGNKIATTGGGGMIVTDDDALAERARHLTTQAKVPDVGYLHDEVGYNYRLTNIAAGLGLAQLERLDEFVAAKQRLARRYDEALADLPLDLPPRVTGFDATYWLYSVMVSPADGRGRDDLLAHLARRGVGARALWRPLHAQPPFAAARVLAGSVGDGFFERGLSLPCSTDLSEKDQGRVIEAVRSFFG from the coding sequence ATGAGCGACCGACTGGCCGCAGGGGGAACGGAGCGCGAGGCGCATGCTCCCGGGTCGCACGGCGTCGCCGGGACGATCCCCCTCGCGGTGCCCAACATCGGCCCGCTCGAGCGGCACTACGTCGTCGAGGCGGTGGAGTCGGGCTACGTGTCGTCCGTCGGGCCCTTCGTCGCCGAGTTCGAGGACCGTTTCGCGCACCGGGTCGGCGCTCGGCACGCGATCGCCTGCGCCAGTGGCACCGCCGCGATCCACATCGGTCTGATCCTGCTCGGCGTCGAGCGCGACGACGACGTGTTCTGCTCCGACTTCACCTTCGTCGGGTCGGTCAACCCGATCGCCTACCTCGGGGCTCGGCCGGTCTTCGTCGACTCCGAACCCCGGACCTGGAACCTCGACCCGGCTCTCGTCGCCGCGGAGCTGGACCGTCGGGCGGCGGCCGGGGAGGAGCTCCCGAAGGTCGTCGAGGTCGTCCACGTGCTCGGCCAGCCCGCCGACATCGAGCCGATCGTCGACGCGTGCGACCGCCACGGGGTCGCCATCCTCGAGGACGCCGCAGAGTCCCTCGGTGCCGGCTGGTCCGCCGGACGCTACGCCGGCAGGCACACGGGCACCGTCGGGCGAGTCGGGTGCTTCTCCTTCAACGGCAACAAGATCGCGACGACGGGCGGCGGCGGCATGATCGTCACCGACGACGACGCGCTCGCCGAGCGGGCTCGGCATCTGACGACGCAGGCCAAGGTGCCCGACGTCGGCTACCTTCACGACGAAGTCGGCTACAACTACCGCCTCACCAACATCGCCGCCGGCCTCGGCCTCGCGCAACTGGAACGTCTCGACGAGTTCGTCGCGGCCAAGCAGCGACTCGCCCGTCGCTACGACGAGGCGCTCGCGGACCTGCCGTTGGATCTGCCGCCCCGGGTCACGGGGTTCGATGCCACCTACTGGCTCTACTCGGTCATGGTGTCGCCGGCCGATGGTCGAGGTCGCGACGACCTGCTGGCGCACCTTGCACGGCGCGGTGTCGGCGCGCGGGCCCTGTGGCGGCCCCTCCACGCCCAGCCGCCCTTCGCCGCGGCGCGCGTGCTCGCCGGCTCAGTCGGCGACGGCTTCTTCGAGCGAGGGCTGTCACTGCCCTGCTCCACGGACCTGAGCGAGAAGGACCAGGGGCGGGTCATCGAGGCGGTGCGCTCCTTCTTCGGCTGA
- a CDS encoding SDR family NAD(P)-dependent oxidoreductase: MTTNPDSGPDLRPRPTEGSVAGTTVLVTGSDGFIGSHTVERLVADGARVKAFCLYNSNGSLGWLDQSEVFAQALRDGQAEVVLGDIRDPEHVAASIEGVDVVLHLAALIAIPFSYVAPRSYVETNVIGTLNVLEAVRRHGTPRLVNTSTSEVYGTPEEVPITEHHPLRGQSPYSATKISADKLCESYALSFETPVVTLRPFNTFGPRQSARAVIPTVLSQLLAGADQVRLGDLTPKRDFTYVTDTADGFVRAALCDVAPGTTIQLGTGRTVSIGEVVELCRTVTGSTAEIVTEEARIRPEGSEVQILLSDPTRAHEVLGWAPTVSLEEGLARTAEWLRPRVDPETAARYHR, encoded by the coding sequence GTGACCACGAACCCCGACTCCGGCCCCGACCTCCGCCCGCGACCCACGGAAGGCTCGGTCGCGGGCACGACGGTCCTCGTGACCGGTTCCGACGGCTTCATCGGCAGCCACACCGTCGAACGGCTCGTGGCCGACGGAGCCCGGGTCAAGGCGTTCTGCCTCTACAACTCCAACGGCTCGCTCGGCTGGCTCGACCAGAGCGAGGTCTTCGCGCAGGCGCTGCGGGACGGCCAGGCCGAGGTCGTGCTCGGCGACATCCGCGACCCGGAGCACGTGGCGGCCTCGATCGAGGGAGTGGACGTCGTGCTCCACCTCGCGGCACTCATCGCGATCCCCTTCTCCTACGTCGCGCCCCGCTCCTACGTCGAGACCAACGTCATCGGCACGCTCAACGTCCTCGAGGCCGTCCGCCGCCATGGCACTCCGCGTCTCGTCAACACGTCGACGTCCGAGGTCTACGGCACGCCGGAGGAGGTGCCGATCACCGAGCACCACCCGCTGCGCGGTCAGTCGCCCTACTCGGCGACGAAGATCTCGGCGGACAAGCTGTGCGAGTCCTACGCGCTCTCGTTCGAGACTCCCGTCGTGACGCTGCGACCCTTCAACACGTTCGGTCCACGACAGTCCGCCCGGGCCGTCATCCCGACCGTCCTGTCCCAGCTGCTCGCCGGCGCCGACCAGGTCCGACTCGGGGACCTGACGCCCAAGCGCGACTTCACCTACGTCACCGACACCGCGGACGGCTTCGTCCGGGCCGCCCTCTGCGACGTGGCGCCCGGGACGACGATCCAGCTCGGAACCGGCCGGACCGTGTCCATCGGTGAGGTCGTCGAGCTCTGTCGCACCGTCACCGGAAGCACGGCCGAGATCGTCACGGAGGAGGCACGGATCCGGCCGGAAGGCTCGGAGGTGCAGATCCTCCTGTCGGATCCGACCCGAGCCCACGAGGTGCTCGGATGGGCGCCCACGGTGTCGCTCGAGGAGGGCTTGGCCCGCACGGCGGAGTGGCTCCGGCCTCGCGTCGACCCCGAGACGGCAGCGCGGTACCACCGATGA